In the Marinobacter sp. Arc7-DN-1 genome, TTGTAGCCGGCATAATCATCACAGACCAGCTTGCCCTGCCAGTCACCCAAGAAGGTGCGGGCGTGTTCGCCTGCACGACTGGGGGCGAAGTCATAAACAGTGGCTTTCAGGTCCGAGAATGGTGTGGTGCAGTAGGCCCAGACATAGGCCTTGTGGGTTTTCTTCTTACCCGGAGCCAGCATGCTGACCGGGGTTTCATCGGCGTGCAGAACATAGTGTTCCAGCAGGGTGTTCCTCAGCGCACCCACCAGGGGCTGCAACTGCACACCGCAGGCACCCACCCATTCGGCCAGGGTGGAGCGTGGGATTTCCAGGCCAGCGCGACCGAAGATGCGTTCCTGACGGTACAGCGGCAGATGGTCGGCGTACTTGGCCACCAGCACCTGAGCCAGCAGACCGGCGGTGGGGATACCCTTGTCGATCACCTGCGGTGGTACCGGTGCCTGGATCAGGGTCTCGCACTGGTCGCAGGCCCACTTGCCCCGGATGTGGCGCTCGACGGTGAACTCGCCGGGGACATAATCCAGCTTCTCACTGACGTCCTCGCCAATACGCTGGAGCTGGCAGCCGCACTGGCACTGAGTATTGTCCGGTTCGTGGTGGATCAGGGTACGGGGCAGTTCTGGTGGCAGCGGGGTGCGCTTGGGCTTTTGCTTGGGCCGGGCAGCCTTCTGCTCCTCGGTCATCGCCTGGTCCAGCTCGGCTTCGATGGCGGCCAGGTCGCTGTCGATCAGTTCGTCCAGCAGCTTGCCCTGAACCGCATCGAGTTGTTCACTGCGACGGGCGTACTTGTGACGCTTGAGGATGGCGACTTCGTGGGTCAGCTTCTCGATGATGGCGTTGCTGCGCACCAACTCTCGCTCCTTCCGGCCCAAGACTTGATCCTTGGCGTCCAGAGAGTCCATCAGTTCCGTCGCCAGGGCACGGAGCTGATCGGCAGAGAGTTGGTTTATGTCGGGGCGCTGAGTCATGCCCCCTAGTATGCCAAGTCCCTGTGCGGCAAGCGATTCGCGGTTCTGGCTA is a window encoding:
- the tnpC gene encoding IS66 family transposase — encoded protein: MTQRPDINQLSADQLRALATELMDSLDAKDQVLGRKERELVRSNAIIEKLTHEVAILKRHKYARRSEQLDAVQGKLLDELIDSDLAAIEAELDQAMTEEQKAARPKQKPKRTPLPPELPRTLIHHEPDNTQCQCGCQLQRIGEDVSEKLDYVPGEFTVERHIRGKWACDQCETLIQAPVPPQVIDKGIPTAGLLAQVLVAKYADHLPLYRQERIFGRAGLEIPRSTLAEWVGACGVQLQPLVGALRNTLLEHYVLHADETPVSMLAPGKKKTHKAYVWAYCTTPFSDLKATVYDFAPSRAGEHARTFLGDWQGKLVCDDYAGYKAGFGNGITEIGCMAHARRKFYDLHEANKSELAAKALEYIGGLYEIERETKDLPPDKRREIRQTKAKPLADALHQWMLAHRQKVPDGSGTAKALDYSLKRWEALTRYLDDGAVPIDNNWVENQIRPWALGRSNWLFAGSLRSGQRAAAVMTLIQSAKLNGHDPYAYLKDVLTRLPTQKNNAIDELLPHNWTPATPDKV